A portion of the Kineococcus endophyticus genome contains these proteins:
- the add gene encoding adenosine deaminase encodes MRDLATLPKAHLHLHLEGAMRPETLAEFARDAGDVAPPVRGYTTFPEFVQMYDGAVSFVRTREQLARVVREVVQDAAASGAVWIEAQANPMFYVPQFGTPQEVTEFMLSTGREEADRLGIGFGLMLVAIRNLPPADAEALAELAAGFAGRGVVSFGLAADEALFGPAPFARAFAIAREAGLVAAPHAGELRGPDSVREALDLLGARRVQHGVRAVEDPELVRRLADEGTVLDVCPSSNVALWVVPEMGAHPLPALLDAGVRCSLNGDDPLLFGPGLLEEYETARTALGLTDGQLASIARASLEGAAAPAEFVSAQLAAVDAWLA; translated from the coding sequence GTGCGCGACCTCGCGACCCTGCCCAAGGCCCACCTGCACCTGCACCTCGAGGGGGCGATGCGGCCGGAGACGCTGGCCGAGTTCGCCCGCGACGCCGGGGACGTCGCACCTCCTGTCCGCGGGTACACGACGTTCCCCGAGTTCGTGCAGATGTACGACGGCGCCGTGAGCTTCGTCCGCACGCGCGAGCAGCTCGCCCGTGTCGTCCGCGAGGTCGTGCAGGACGCCGCGGCGTCGGGTGCCGTGTGGATCGAGGCGCAGGCCAACCCGATGTTCTACGTCCCGCAGTTCGGCACGCCGCAGGAGGTGACGGAGTTCATGCTCAGCACCGGCCGCGAGGAGGCCGACCGGCTGGGCATCGGGTTCGGGCTGATGCTCGTGGCGATCCGGAACCTGCCGCCGGCCGACGCCGAGGCCCTGGCTGAGCTCGCCGCGGGTTTCGCCGGCCGCGGTGTCGTCTCGTTCGGGCTCGCCGCCGACGAGGCGTTGTTCGGTCCCGCCCCCTTTGCCCGGGCCTTCGCGATCGCCCGCGAGGCCGGTCTCGTCGCCGCTCCCCACGCCGGGGAGCTGCGGGGCCCCGACAGCGTCCGCGAGGCGCTGGACCTGCTGGGGGCGCGACGCGTCCAGCACGGCGTGCGCGCCGTGGAGGACCCCGAGCTCGTGCGACGGCTGGCGGACGAGGGGACCGTCCTGGACGTCTGCCCGTCCTCGAACGTCGCCCTGTGGGTCGTCCCCGAGATGGGCGCGCACCCGCTGCCCGCGCTGCTGGACGCCGGCGTCCGCTGCTCGCTCAACGGGGACGACCCGCTGCTGTTCGGGCCCGGCCTGCTCGAGGAGTACGAGACGGCGCGCACCGCACTCGGCCTCACCGACGGGCAGCTCGCGTCGATCGCGCGCGCCTCGCTGGAGGGGGCGGCGGCCCCGGCGGAGTTCGTCAGCGCGCAGCTGGCCGCGGTCGACGCCTGGCTGGCCTGA
- a CDS encoding GntR family transcriptional regulator: protein MTRPVLDAIRRDIVAGLVPPGAVLEVDVLAAAHDVSRIPVREALMTLVGEGLVDHLPRRGYTVARLAPGELAELVEVRGTLELAALRVAVRAGGPEDVAAARVAHEALRAAVEAGDERGYHRQSRAFHDALTRPSAMPRLLGVFARVWDLTEPYRPMEDLDADEAGRLHGDHERMLAAFTAGDVDELLDAAREHHDHLAAHVRARPEPAVADAGTALRPARRRPRPAAR, encoded by the coding sequence GTGACACGACCGGTGCTGGACGCCATCCGCCGGGACATCGTCGCCGGCCTCGTGCCGCCCGGCGCCGTCCTGGAGGTCGACGTCCTCGCCGCCGCCCACGACGTCAGCCGCATCCCCGTCCGGGAGGCGCTCATGACGCTCGTCGGGGAGGGACTGGTCGACCACCTGCCCCGCCGCGGGTACACCGTGGCGCGGCTCGCTCCGGGCGAGCTGGCCGAACTCGTCGAGGTCCGCGGGACGCTGGAACTCGCAGCGCTGCGGGTCGCCGTCCGGGCCGGCGGACCGGAGGACGTCGCGGCCGCCCGGGTCGCGCACGAGGCGTTGCGCGCGGCCGTCGAGGCCGGCGACGAGCGCGGCTACCACCGGCAGAGCCGCGCGTTCCACGACGCGCTCACGCGGCCGTCGGCCATGCCGCGCCTGCTCGGGGTGTTCGCCCGCGTCTGGGACCTCACCGAGCCCTACCGGCCCATGGAGGACCTCGACGCGGACGAGGCGGGCCGGCTGCACGGCGACCACGAGCGGATGCTCGCCGCCTTCACCGCCGGGGACGTGGACGAGCTCCTCGATGCGGCGCGCGAGCACCACGACCACCTCGCCGCCCACGTCCGCGCGCGGCCGGAACCGGCCGTGGCGGACGCGGGCACGGCGCTCAGGCCAGCCAGGCGTCGACCGCGGCCAGCTGCGCGCTGA
- a CDS encoding aspartate/glutamate racemase family protein codes for MPTLLVVNVNTTQAVTDVIAAAARAAVSPGTTVVPLTPRFGPASVESNYESHLSAVGVLDAVQQFDGPFDAVVHAGFGEVGRDALQDVLDVPVVDITEAAAQTACLLGRTYGVVTSLDRAVPAIGDRLLLAGLAGRCSGVRSVDLPVLELETNPELTAKAFTEQAERLVEEGAEVVVLGCAGMSGLHTALTARLDVPVVDGVAAAARLAESLVALGLSTSKARSYATPRPKALQGWPLTSPGRITG; via the coding sequence ATGCCCACGCTGCTCGTCGTCAACGTCAACACGACGCAGGCCGTCACCGACGTCATCGCGGCCGCAGCGCGCGCCGCGGTGTCGCCGGGGACGACGGTCGTCCCGCTCACCCCGCGGTTCGGTCCGGCCTCGGTGGAGTCGAACTACGAGAGCCACCTGTCGGCGGTCGGGGTGCTCGACGCCGTCCAGCAGTTCGACGGGCCGTTCGACGCCGTCGTGCACGCCGGTTTCGGCGAGGTCGGCCGCGACGCCCTGCAGGACGTCCTGGACGTCCCCGTCGTCGACATCACCGAGGCGGCCGCGCAGACGGCCTGCCTGCTCGGTCGCACGTACGGCGTCGTCACGAGCCTGGACCGGGCCGTGCCGGCCATCGGTGACCGGCTGCTGCTGGCGGGTCTGGCCGGCCGGTGCAGCGGGGTGCGCAGCGTGGACCTGCCCGTGCTGGAACTGGAGACCAATCCGGAACTGACGGCCAAGGCGTTCACCGAGCAGGCCGAGCGCCTCGTCGAGGAGGGGGCCGAGGTCGTCGTCCTCGGTTGCGCGGGCATGTCGGGGCTGCACACGGCGCTCACGGCCCGGCTCGACGTCCCGGTGGTCGACGGGGTGGCGGCGGCCGCGCGGCTGGCCGAGTCCCTCGTCGCGTTGGGCCTGTCGACGTCGAAGGCGCGCAGCTACGCGACCCCGCGGCCCAAGGCGCTGCAGGGCTGGCCGTTGACGTCCCCTGGGAGGATCACCGGGTGA